The DNA sequence CCGCATTGACGACCGAAGAGATAAAGCTCAAACGATGGATAGTAAAGTAGCTGCAGTGGAAGAAAAACTACTGGCTAAGAAAACGGTTCTTTCAGATGAAAGTGAACAAATCATTCAAAAAGAACAATAAAACGCAGATGCAGAGTATTGGGTTTGATACCTATTGAATAAGTAAAGACCATCAAATTGGACCAAGATTTGATGGTCTTTTTTTAGGTCAGTTCCTTATTTTTCTATAAATATCGTACCTATTTTTCTACTTATCATAATGTAGAGAAAAAGAGGTGAGCAAAATTAAAGACGAACAAACCAAACTGGGTGGACAGTTAGTAGTAACTAGCACGCTAATTATATTAACGATTTTCATATCGTTGTTACTAGATGCAGATATCATTCCTGCCCTGATTTATTCTGGTATTTTAATTCTCATTACTGATGAATCGAATCAAAGTGTTATGCTCATCCTGTTAGGGATTATCTTGATAATAACAAATATTTAATAAAATGATTTATAAAGCTGGGACAAAAGTAGTATTTTACCTTTTGATCCAGTTTTTTTATATTCCGCGTTGACAATATACAATAAAAGTGTAAAATTACACTAAAGAAGTAATTTCTCTACTTATGGAGGTTTTGGTAATGAGTATAAACAAAATGGTAGTTTCATTTCTATTGTTGGCAATTGTAACAGGGGGAGCAATTGTATTATCAGGATTTTTTGGATTACCATGGGAAAGAGTAAAGGCTCAATCAGTAATTACAGAGTTTGTGGAAGATAAGTATGAAATTGATACAAAAAAGATAGATACTTATTTTAATTTCAAAGATGGAAAATATGGAGTTGAGCTCAAAACAGAAGATGATATTACGTTTAAAGCAGAATGGCGAGAGGATTTACAAGTTATCGATTATTATCCAGAGGCCATTTGGAAAAAACAAATGGAAGACGATTTACTAAAAGAAGTTCAAGTAATATTCCCAGACCATAAATTTATCGTTTTTGATGGTGCTTATGGAGTAGGAAGGGACGAAATCAAAGGAAAAGAAATTGGCAACTATAAAGAGATTCCTACGGATTTCTTCCTGTCCATTCGTTTACAAGAGAAGTGGAAGTCAAATATAGAAGATAAAACGGCAGAACAACTCTTACATTTAGTGGAAATTATCCAAGAAAAAAACATCTCGAATATGCATGTCACACTATATTTTGACCAAACCGACGACAAAGTTTCTTTTGATTCAATTTCAATTCCAGCTATTCAAATAAAACCAATTCAAACAAAAGAGGATATTTTACAATACTCCTCAGGGGGACCAAATCATAATGGATAAAGAGGCTATCACAAAAATAGTAACAGAAAAAATAAGGCTAGTACGTACAGAAAAAGAATATACACAAGATAAAATGGCTGAAGTGCTAGGCATCTCCAAAAAAACGTTAGTACAAATCGAAAAAGGAAGAACAGAAGCGAACTGGACAACGGTTATCGCCGTATGCGCTCTATTTCGAGATAGCGATACATTACGCAACTCATTTGGGGGCAACCCTTTAGAGGTTGTAGAACTTAGCTCTCATGAATCAGTAGACAAACCGAAAGAAAAGACAATGGGTGGGAAAGTCTGGTGGCATAACGTCGCTGAAGATGGAAAATTTAAACTTCAGCAAAATGTAATTAGCCAACACTACCGAATTATCGATGATCAGGACCACAGATGGTTTAGTTCGTTTAGCAAAGAAGACACGATGGAGAAGTTTAATAGGTTAACAGAGATGATAAAGTAGCACATTATGATTGGATAGGAGGAAGTAAAAGTGAAAAAAATACTTTATTCAGTAAATATTGGAATTATACCTTTCATTATGTTGGTCCTTTGGATGCTATCTTTTTTAGAGTCTTTGGATTACAAAATGTTACTGGTTCCATTTATTATTGTCGGTATTCCTTTATTCTTTTTCATTCAAGGGGTTTTCAGTGCTTTTTTGAAGAATAATGTCTTTGTTCCTCTAGCGATATCCAACTCAGCGGTTGTGATTCTCTTCGTAAGTGTAGGTATGGATTTGGCTATTATCGGCTATGTCTTAATTTATAGCGGTATATCAATGATTGGGTTTGGATTTGGAAAAGGTATCATCATGTTACGACTTAAAATGCAAACTTCAGGAGGAAATTTATAAATGGGGTTAGATATAATCCTGTTAGGTTAATCGTATCGGAGGAGATTGCTATAGTAGGATTTTCAATAATATGTTTAGTCATGGGGCCCTTTCTATATTTTTATTTAAATCAAAAAAAACTAGCATTTGCTAATCTACTTTTTATTACTAGTTCGTTGGTCATTTGGTTTTGTTTAATTGCAGGTTGGGTTTCAGAACAATTTTGGATTGTTATGTGGAATGCTACCCTCCTTGTTTCTGTTCTGTTTCTAGTCATCGCAGTTTCAATTATATTCCTAAGAATTGTACCAATAAACCGTTTTCTATTACCCTTTATCCTTCTCGTGATTTCTGGAGTATGTTTGATGATTTGGGATACAGGAAGTCATTCTCAAATGCATGATTTAACACATTATTTATTTTGGTTCTTTATCCCACTCTTTGTAACAGTAATACTTATCATAGGTGCCATACAAAATGACAAGAGGAATGAACAAAGAGAGGTCTAGAAAAAATCGCACCGTTATTGTAGATCTTTTTCTATCTGCAATTGCCGTGAGGAGGAGAGTATGTATGTTGCAAAAGAAGCTTTTGGTTGTTATCTTATCTGTTCTTATGGTTTCTATAGTAGTTGTGCCAATAGGCCTTCTTTATGTGTTGAACAACGGGAACCCCTATACAAAATATCTTGCCGAAAAATATGTTCCAACACACTTAGAGGAAGTCGGTTATTCAAAGGAAGATATCAAACAGACTCATTATATAGAGCCTAAACATCTCATAAACAAAGATTTTTATCACGGTCATTACAAAGTAATTTTTCAAGATGAACCGACTGTCGTGTACTATTATGGGGTTACAAAAAAAGGGAAAGAAGTCATTCAGTTTTGCGAGAGAGAACCAACATTAGGGATTGTTGAACAAATTACTGAACAAACAAAGCATAGTGTACTAGATTGTGATTATTCTTTAGAAAATCGAAAGTAGATACATAGTTAGTTAAGGGAGAATGATTCATGGGAATTGTTTCATTTGGAGCAAAAGAAAAAGGTGTAACTTATTTAAAAAGACCTGCAGTTTATAGTGTTATCCTAACGGAAGGAAAGGATAAAATAGCTATTATCCATCAAAATACAGGAAAGTTTTTTCTACCAGGTGGTGGTATTGAAAAAGGTGAAACGCACGAACAGTGTCTTAAAAGAGAGGCTCTTGAGGAAATAGGCAGTGATATTCTTATAGGTCAATTTCTTGGATGTGCCCATAATTACTTTTATTCTACCATTGAGTTTACACATTATCTCAGCATCGGTTATTTTTACAAATGTGAACTGGGAGACCAGGTGAGCGAACCTACAGAGGAGGGGAATTTCTTTCAATGGGTTGAAGTTAATAGTGCATTGTCTCATCTCTTTCTTGAACATCAAAGCTGGGGCGTCCGTCAAGCGTTAACAAATGATTAGCAAGGGAAAGGTAGAGACAAAACTAGTTAAAATATTGCAATTGCTATACTTTAGCCAGTTGTGAGTTCACAACTGGCTTTACATTAATTGCTTAGAGAGTTCACAAGGGTATTAGAGTTAAAGATTTTACTTACTTATTAGCAATCATCATAAATCTTTTAGAATTTGTACGAATTCCTTTTTCAGTTCGGTTGTCTTCAATAAATTGGTTTACTCTCTCAAAATCGCTCTTATCCTGGCCGAAGTTAGGAATAATCGGGGTGTGGGAAAGCAGAAAGATGAGGTCTTCCGGTCTCTCGAAATATTCGACCGCATCATAATCAAAGTATTGAATGTCTGTAAAGCCCGCATCATAAAGCTCTTTTTTATATCGTTCCTTTAAAGTTCCATCAGGACTATCGTAGGCTTGTCCACGACCAAAAGCGTCTTTAATGTTTCGTTTATCGGCTTCGCTTACTTGCTGTGTGAGAAAATAACCCCCATCCTTTAATACCCTAGCAATTTCTTTTGATGAGAATGGAGCATGACAGCAGGAAACAATATCAAAAAAGCCAGTCGGAAATTGTAAATCATCAGAAGACATTTGAAAAAACTTTACGTTTGAAGCTTCCTCATCTTTTACATTTGCTCGTGCAGTTTCAATCATTCCAATGGATAAGTCAATTCCGATTAAGAGAAATAGAGAGGAAGCTATTTTCAGTAGGTTCTCCCCACCGCCAGTACCAATATCTAATAAAGTATCTCTTTTTTTAGATAGTTTAATTACCTCTTCATAGAAATTCCAACCAACGTCCTCAGAAGAAGATTTCACGTTGCTAAAATCCCAACCATTTGTTTTTCCGACCTCTTCATAAAATTTTTCATAGTCAAAGCTATTCATTATTATCACCTTTTTGAGTCTAGTTTGGATTTGTAGACTTACCATAGTACTTGTCCCATTAAGAAACCATTTTTCCTTATTTTACTATATACTATAGTATACAATACTTGAAATTGATATGAAGAAAGAGCACTCAGTTTTCTGAGAGTTTTTTGTGTTGAAAAAAATAATTCGAAAAAAACGAACGATTTACATATGAACTTGCCAATATACAGTATAGAAAACAAGGAGGCATGATAATGGAGGAATCTCAGCATCTAAACCATTTAATTACACAAACGTTATCAAGAAATAAACAGGCGTTTGGCGAACTTTATGAAAGAACGATTCAAGATGTGTATACGACCATTCATTTTCTAGTGGATGAAAAAGCAGATGTAGATGATATTGTTCAAGAAACGTATATGCAAGTGTATAAAAATCTAGCAAAATTTGACCAAACGAGAGCTTTTAAACCGTGGATTACCGGTATAGCAATCAAACAAATTCATTCTTATCGTAGAAAAAAATGGTTGAGGCTACGAGTAATAAAAAAAGTTGAAGTGTCTAATTGTGTTATGCAAAAGACTGATAGTATCTCTGAACACATTTCAAACAAAGAAATCGCTGAAGATGTGAACCACCTTCCTTACAAGCTCAAGCAAGTAATTATCCTTCATTACTTAAATGACCTTTCTCAGGAAGAGGTGGCAAAAGTTCTTAATATCCCAGTAGGTACGGTTAAGTCTAGGATACATGGGGGATTGGTAAAACTCCGTCAAAAAAGCCAACGGGATAATAATCAGTTAAAGGAAGTGAGGACACTATGAATTTTGAAGATAAACTAATCCAGTCTCTACAAGAAAAAAGGAAAGAAATAAATCCACCAGATGAATTAAAACATAAAGTAGTTAGTCAAATGGAGAAGGCAGAATATCGCAAAAGTAAAATTACAAAACAGGTTGTAGCTAGCTGCATCGCTGTTTTTCTACTGCTACCTACAAGTGTTTTTGCCTATCAAGCATATTTAGCAGATGAATTGTATGGGTCATTTGATAATTTAAAAAAGCACTTTGTATCTGCGACATTTGAAAGTTATATGTTATTAAATGGAAAGCTGTTACAAGCCAAGGGAGAGTTAGGAGCGCAAGAATACAATCAGTTTAAAGAACAGTTACAGGTGATTACGAGCTTTAAAATGGAGTATGGGGACCATTACGGAAATATTGATTATACGGAGCTCGAGGAGGGAAAACGACTAGAGATTAAAGAAGCTTTGATGACCGTTCAACCTTTTTTTGACAAGTTAAATGGGCATGAGTCGAGTCAAGTTGTATTGTCGGCCGAAGAGTATGATGCTTATATTGAGGCACTGATGACATATGAATCAATACTTGTACAAAGTGGAATTAAC is a window from the Bacillus alkalicellulosilyticus genome containing:
- a CDS encoding helix-turn-helix transcriptional regulator; the encoded protein is MDKEAITKIVTEKIRLVRTEKEYTQDKMAEVLGISKKTLVQIEKGRTEANWTTVIAVCALFRDSDTLRNSFGGNPLEVVELSSHESVDKPKEKTMGGKVWWHNVAEDGKFKLQQNVISQHYRIIDDQDHRWFSSFSKEDTMEKFNRLTEMIK
- a CDS encoding DUF3139 domain-containing protein, with protein sequence MLQKKLLVVILSVLMVSIVVVPIGLLYVLNNGNPYTKYLAEKYVPTHLEEVGYSKEDIKQTHYIEPKHLINKDFYHGHYKVIFQDEPTVVYYYGVTKKGKEVIQFCEREPTLGIVEQITEQTKHSVLDCDYSLENRK
- a CDS encoding NUDIX hydrolase, with the protein product MGIVSFGAKEKGVTYLKRPAVYSVILTEGKDKIAIIHQNTGKFFLPGGGIEKGETHEQCLKREALEEIGSDILIGQFLGCAHNYFYSTIEFTHYLSIGYFYKCELGDQVSEPTEEGNFFQWVEVNSALSHLFLEHQSWGVRQALTND
- a CDS encoding class I SAM-dependent methyltransferase encodes the protein MNSFDYEKFYEEVGKTNGWDFSNVKSSSEDVGWNFYEEVIKLSKKRDTLLDIGTGGGENLLKIASSLFLLIGIDLSIGMIETARANVKDEEASNVKFFQMSSDDLQFPTGFFDIVSCCHAPFSSKEIARVLKDGGYFLTQQVSEADKRNIKDAFGRGQAYDSPDGTLKERYKKELYDAGFTDIQYFDYDAVEYFERPEDLIFLLSHTPIIPNFGQDKSDFERVNQFIEDNRTEKGIRTNSKRFMMIANK
- a CDS encoding sigma-70 family RNA polymerase sigma factor, translated to MEESQHLNHLITQTLSRNKQAFGELYERTIQDVYTTIHFLVDEKADVDDIVQETYMQVYKNLAKFDQTRAFKPWITGIAIKQIHSYRRKKWLRLRVIKKVEVSNCVMQKTDSISEHISNKEIAEDVNHLPYKLKQVIILHYLNDLSQEEVAKVLNIPVGTVKSRIHGGLVKLRQKSQRDNNQLKEVRTL
- a CDS encoding DUF3600 domain-containing protein — encoded protein: MNFEDKLIQSLQEKRKEINPPDELKHKVVSQMEKAEYRKSKITKQVVASCIAVFLLLPTSVFAYQAYLADELYGSFDNLKKHFVSATFESYMLLNGKLLQAKGELGAQEYNQFKEQLQVITSFKMEYGDHYGNIDYTELEEGKRLEIKEALMTVQPFFDKLNGHESSQVVLSAEEYDAYIEALMTYESILVQSGINPSNLFEIEDINSEQVGTFLDARNLIEDVDKKVQLHNMSPNFSS